A genome region from Penicillium psychrofluorescens genome assembly, chromosome: 3 includes the following:
- a CDS encoding uncharacterized protein (ID:PFLUO_005323-T1.cds;~source:funannotate), with translation MALPDLLVDVLTNPRHTKWMAPLLLLGDAALCALVIWKISYTEIDWTTYMQQISLYISGERDYTLIKGSTGPLVYPAGHVYIYTLLYHLTDKGRDILTGQILFAGLYLATLVVVLGCYRHSGAPPYLFPLLVLSKRLHSIFVLRLFNDGVAAFAMWLAIYLCQKRKWTAGVAVWSAGVAVKMTLVLLVPAMAVLTLLSLGLTRSVALGAMAVLIQVLFAVPFFQANPTGYLSRAFELSRQFLFKWTVNWRFVGEDTFLSKEFSLALLVLHVSLLAIFAATWVRPSGTNNVFRWAQGLLQGRQQPIILSKSFIMAVTLSSLAIGLLCARSLHYQFFAYLSWATPFLLWQTGLHPVLVYVVWALQEWAWNVYPSSNASSAVVVLSLGVQVLGVWLNGPREADNSGPRKERIQ, from the exons atggccctgcCCGACCTCCTAGTCGACGTCCTCACCAATCCACGGCATACAAAATGGATGGCCcctctgctgctcctcggcgatgcggcCCTGTGCGCGCTGGTCATCTGGAAGATCTCCT ACACCGAGATTGACTGGACAACCTACATGCAGCAGATCTCACTCTACATCTCCGGAGAACGCGACTACACCCTGATCAAAGGCTCGACCGGCCCACTCGTCTACCCCGCCGGACACGTCTACATCTACACACTCCTCTACCACCTCACCGATAAAGGGCGTGATATCCTGACTGGCCAGATTCTGTTCGCGGGGCTGTATCTGGCGACTCTGGTCGTCGTATTGGGTTGCTACAGGCACTCCGGTGCGCCGCCGTACCTGTTCCCGTTGCTCGTCCTGTCCAAACGCCTGCACAGCATCTTCGTGCTGCGCTTGTTCAATGATGGTGTCGCCGCGTTCGCTATGTGGTTGGCTATCTATCTCTGTCAGAAGCGCAAGTGGACTGCTGGCGTTGCGGTGTGGTCTGCTGGCGTGGCGGTCAAGATGACGCTGGTTCTGCTCGTGCCGGCTATGGCGGTCCTCACGCTGCTCAGTCTGGGGTTGACGCGCAGTGTCGCGTTGGGGGCTATGGCAGTTCTGATCCAG GTCCTGTTCGCGGTGCCTTTCTTCCAAGCCAATCCTACAGGCTACCTCTCGCGCGCGTTCGAGCTCTCCAGACAATTCTTGTTCAAATGGACGGTGAATTGGCGATTCGTCGGCGAAGACACATTTCTCTCGAAAGAATTCTCTCTAGCCTTGCTGGTCCTCCACGTATCCCTGCTGGCTATCTTCGCCGCCACCTGGGTAAGACCCTCCGGCACCAATAATGTGTTCCGCTGGGCGCAGGGCCTGCTCCAAGGCCGCCAGCAACCAATCATCCTCTCCAAATCCTTCATTATGGCTGTCACACTGAGCTCGCTGGCCATCGGCTTGCTCTGTGCCCGGTCCCTGCACTACCAGTTCTTCGCCTATTTGTCGTGGGCCACCCCGTTTCTGCTTTGGCAAACAGGTCTCCACCCGGTTCTTGTCTATGTCGTCTGGGCACTGCAGGAGTGGGCTTGGAATGTCTaccccagcagcaacgcGAGTTCGGCGGTTGTAGTGTTGTCGCTCGGTGTCCAGGTGTTGGGGGTGTGGTTGAATGGGCCGAGAGAGGCAGATAATAGTGGTCCTCGGAAAGAGCGCATCCAATAA
- a CDS encoding uncharacterized protein (ID:PFLUO_005322-T1.cds;~source:funannotate), translating to MGPPRRKVLATAEETLTPPDSLATNQQIARAIKATGNNIYLVEQPCKTQCLVELPARFRSTIWIKRGSYVVIDTMAQDERDNKIGGEIVNIVRDEKAWRKAAFWPKEFVKQPVVAAIDSDDEEESRVGQMPPSDDESDA from the exons ATGGGCCCCCCGCGTCGCAAAGTGCTAGCCACAGCTGAAGAAACCCTCACACCCCCCGACTCCCTAGCCACCAACCAGCAGATCGCGCGCGCGATCAAGGCAACCGGCAACAACATCTACCTAGTCGAGCAGCCCTGCAAAACACAGTGTCTCGTGGAGCTGCCCGCGCGCTTCCGGTCAACCATCTGGATCAAACGCGGCTCGTACGTCGTGATCGATACCATGGCGCAGGATGAGCGCGACAACAAGATTGGCGGGGAGATTGTGAATATTGTGCGCGACGAGAAGGCGTGGCGGAAAGCGGCTTTTTG GCCGAAGGAGTTTGTGAAGCAGCCTGTCGTCGCTGCAATTGACTcggacgacgaagaggaatCGCGAGTCGGCCAGATGCCGCCCTCTGACGACGAGTCGGACGCGTGA
- a CDS encoding uncharacterized protein (ID:PFLUO_005321-T1.cds;~source:funannotate), with the protein MAASFGSLFEIESSAQLASPPAAVRKDKQGAAPVPSDYELNEFQPNTSARVIQEQSSSTPTPSVLESRLPTPIQDEDTTTAFAAARTAPPPKTKWRLLSCCLVQFGNGMNDSAPGALIPYIERHYSIGYAVVSLIFVTNALGFILAAPLTHTIESKLGRSRSYALALSFSVTAYVIIICQPPFPAVVVSFLFLGFGQAFNLALSNVFCANLSNFTTALGCMHGSYGIGGTVAPLFATAMVSSGIRWSFFYGIALAMATFNLLFSAWSFYNYEEDTPVEPQMALQPTASRPEDATGAPLTRLQVVLTSIKNRTTLLGALFIFAYQGAEVSVSGWVVSFLISYRHGDPKHVGYVSAGFWAGITAGRFVLTHPAHKVGEKIAVVIMVAGAVAFQLMTWLIPNVIGDAVSVAILGLLLGPVYPCATTVFTKLLPRSMHMSSLSFISALGSSGGAVSPFLTGLLAQNVGTMVLHPICIGLYGVMATSWLLLPKISKRSE; encoded by the coding sequence ATGGCCGCCTCTTTCGGCTCCCTCTTCGAAATCGAGAGCTCTGCCCAACTGGCCAGTCCACCAGCTGCAGTACGCAAGGACAAGCAAGGTGCTGCCCCAGTACCATCAGACTATGAATTGAACGAATTTCAACCAAACACTTCCGCACGAGTGATTCAAGAACAGTCGTCTTCGACGCCAACTCCCAGCGTGCTGGAGAGCCGTCTACCAACACCCATCCAAGACGAAGATACAACCACCGCATTTGCTGCTGCCCGCACTGCACCGCCACCAAAGACCAAATGGCGGCTACTGAGCTGCTGTCTGGTCCAGTTTGGAAATGGCATGAATGACAGTGCCCCCGGTGCTCTGATTCCATACATAGAGCGGCACTACAGCATCGGATATGCCGTGGTCTCGCTCATCTTCGTGACCAATGCCCTGGGCTTTATCCTCGCCGCACCGCTCACACACACCATCGAGAGCAAACTCGGCCGCTCGCGAAGTTATGCGCTGGCTCTGTCCTTTTCCGTAACTGCATACGTGATTATCATCTGCCAGCCGCCCTTCCCTGCAGTGGTGGTcagcttcctcttcttgggcttcggCCAGGCCTTCAACCTGGCTCTCAGCAATGTCTTCTGTGCCAATCTCTCCAATTTCACTACGGCACTGGGGTGTATGCATGGCTCCTATGGGATTGGAGGCACCGTGGCACCGTTGTTTGCAACGGCCATGGTGTCGAGCGGGATTCGCTGGTCGTTCTTCTACGGGATCGCCCTGGCCATGGCCACATTCAATCTGCTCTTTTCCGCATGGTCATTCTACAACTACGAAGAAGACACCCCAGTCGAGCCGCAGATGGCACTTCAGCCCACAGCCTCCCGGCCTGAAGATGCCACTGGCGCGCCTCTGACTCGGCTCCAGGTCGTCCTGACATCCATCAAGAACCGCACCACGCTGCTCGGGGCGCTATTCATCTTCGCCTACCAAGGCGCCGAGGTCTCCGTCTCCGGCTGGGTCGTTTCCTTCCTCATCAGCTACCGCCACGGCGACCCGAAGCATGTCGGCTACGTGAGCGCGGGTTTCTGGGCAGGCATCACGGCCGGCCGGTTCGTGTTGACGCATCCGGCACACAAAGTCggcgagaagatcgccgTCGTGATCATGGTGGCTGGCGCCGTCGCCTTCCAGCTGATGACCTGGCTCATCCCCAACGTGATCGGCGATGCCGTCAgcgtcgccatcctcggcctgctcctggGACCCGTCTATCCCTGCGCCACGACGGTTTTTACCAAGTTGCTCCCCCGGAGCATGCACATGTCCAGCCTGAGCTTTATCAGCGCCctcggcagcagcggcggtgCTGTGTCGCCATTCTTGACGGGTCTGCTGGCGCAGAATGTGGGCACTATGGTCCTGCACCCGATCTGTATTGGATTATACGGAGTGATGGCTACCAGTTGGCTTCTGCTGCCCAAGATTTCCAAGCGATCCGAGTAA